From a region of the Deinococcus metallilatus genome:
- a CDS encoding KGG domain-containing protein, producing MDPARQREIASQGGRAAHRSGNAHQFTSEEAREAGRKGGQASHNGRSGKAS from the coding sequence ATGGACCCCGCCCGGCAACGCGAGATCGCCAGCCAGGGAGGCCGGGCGGCGCACCGCAGCGGCAACGCCCACCAGTTCACCTCCGAGGAAGCGCGGGAGGCGGGCCGCAAGGGCGGACAGGCGTCTCATAACGGCCGCTCCGGCAAAGCCTCGTAG